The following are from one region of the Vitis riparia cultivar Riparia Gloire de Montpellier isolate 1030 chromosome 14, EGFV_Vit.rip_1.0, whole genome shotgun sequence genome:
- the LOC117931420 gene encoding receptor-like protein kinase FERONIA has protein sequence MRNTGHRCLCLIIPSILTPVYLFIFLHYLTIPIPIAGYTPTENFAINCGSSENWQGLGRNWTGDVGSKFSPLEKGKLSTTSQADKPPSSLGPYSTARLSRYEFTYSFPLTAGQKFIRLHFYPSSYGQFDGSKAFFSVKTGGGYTLLSNFSAALAAEDLRKETIVREFCIYFNEEGEKLNITFIPTAAADAYAFINGIEIVSMPDDLYYSSSQDGGFQFIGQQNSFRIETDYALEMVYRLNVGGQYVSAKDDTGMFRTWDMDDDYCMKLAFVPANTSINLKFTQIPNYTAPLDVYQTARTMGNNKTENMGYNLTWVLPVDAGFSYLLRLHFCEFQPEIQQQQDREFTIFIANQTAENHADVITWSGGNGVPIYRDYGVMMPSQGSNKKQNLYIQLHPNPDYETAYNDAILNGIELFKLSNSENSFAGPNSDPLEAPAPSPPAQSTSPKGNKTKLIAISGSVVAGLIALSVIALFIVWRGRRVRDSEPSDGGSWWGQFSYNSVKSTKTSRSSLPSDLCRHFTLQEVKVATNNFDKVFIIGVGGFGNVYKGYINGGTTPVAIKRLNPESQQGAQEFQTEIEMLSQLRHLHLVSLIGYCNDDREMILVYDYMVHGTLRDHLYKTDNPPLSWKQRLEICIGAARGLHYLHTGVKHTIIHRDVKTTNILLDEKWVAKVSDFGLSKMGPTSMSNAHVSTVVKGSFGYLDPEYYRRQQLTEKSDVYSFGVVLFEVLCARPPLNQMVEKERVSLAQWAPACYRDGKLEQIVDPFLKGKIAPDCLQKFGEIAVSCLQDQGIERPSMSDVVWGLQFAMQLQESAEQEMEQSGSWRKVKDEEAPLKASITDDSDDLYVLTSNSNSGGTWDSKSSWVMIPCSGEEKSSTSCASDALMSGAVFSEILNPKGR, from the coding sequence ATGAGGAATACTGGCCACAGATGCCTCTGTTTAATCATTCCATCCATTCTCACCCCTGTCTATCTCTTTATCTTCCTCCACTACCTCACCATCCCCATCCCCATCGCCGGTTACACCCCTACAGAAAACTTCGCCATCAATTGTGGCTCCTCCGAAAACTGGCAAGGATTGGGCAGGAACTGGACGGGCGACGTCGGTTCCAAATTCTCCCCCTTGGAAAAGGGCAAGCTATCAACAACATCTCAAGCAGATAAACCGCCCTCTTCATTGGGTCCCTATTCCACAGCGCGGCTATCTCGCTATGAGTTCACATACTCATTTCCCCTCACAGCCGGCCAGAAATTCATTCGCTTGCACTTTTATCCATCTTCATACGGGCAGTTCGACGGATCTAAAGCTTTTTTCTCGGTCAAAACCGGTGGTGGCTACACTCTTCTTAGCAACTTCAGTGCTGCCCTTGCTGCTGAAGATCTTCGTAAGGAAACGATAGTGAGAGAATTCTGTATCTACTTCAATGAAGAAGGTGAGAAGCTGAATATAACATTCATTCCCACTGCGGCTGCAGATGCATACGCTTTTATTAACGGAATTGAAATAGTCTCCATGCCCGACGATCTCTACTACAGTTCTTCACAAGATGGAGGGTTTCAGTTTATCGGTCAACAGAATTCATTTCGCATTGAAACAGATTATGCTCTGGAAATGGTATACCGACTAAACGTAGGCGGGCAATATGTTTCGGCCAAGGATGACACCGGCATGTTCCGTACTTGGGATATGGACGATGACTACTGTATGAAACTAGCATTTGTACCCGCCAACACCAGCATTAATCTGAAATTCACCCAAATACCAAATTACACGGCACCTCTTGATGTCTACCAGACCGCCCGGACCATGGGAAACAACAAAACTGAGAACATGGGATATAATCTTACTTGGGTTTTGCCTGTGGACGCTGGTTTTAGTTACCTGCTTAGATTACATTTTTGCGAGTTCCAACCAGAGATCCAGCAGCAGCAGGACAGGGAGTTCACGATTTTCATAGCTAACCAGACGGCGGAGAATCATGCAGACGTGATCACATGGAGCGGCGGAAACGGAGTTCCCATATACAGAGATTATGGGGTAATGATGCCAAGCCAGGGAagtaacaaaaaacaaaacctctACATACAACTGCATCCTAACCCGGATTATGAAACCGCTTACAATGATGCAATCCTCAACGGAATCGAGCTGTTCAAACTCAGCAATTCTGAAAACAGCTTCGCCGGGCCCAATTCAGACCCACTGGAGGCTCCTGCCCCATCACCGCCTGCGCAGTCTACCTCGCCCAAGGGTAACAAAACAAAGCTTATCGCGATTTCCGGTAGTGTGGTTGCAGGCCTAATCGCGCTCTCTGTTATAGCTCTCTTTATTGTCTGGCGAGGAAGGAGAGTGAGAGATTCAGAACCCAGCGATGGAGGATCATGGTGGGGCCAATTTTCTTATAACTCGGTGAAGTCCACGAAGACCAGCCGCTCATCTCTGCCCTCCGATCTGTGCCGTCACTTCACTCTGCAAGAAGTCAAGGTGGCCACTAACAATTTCGACAAAGTCTTCATCATCGGCGTCGGAGGCTTTGGGAACGTGTACAAAGGGTATATCAACGGCGGAACAACACCGGTGGCAATCAAACGGTTGAATCCAGAGTCACAGCAGGGGGCCCAGGAATTCCAGACTGAGATCGAGATGCTTTCCCAGCTCCGCCACCTTCATCTGGTATCTCTAATCGGCTACTGCAACGACGATCGCGAGATGATCCTCGTGTACGATTACATGGTCCACGGCACTCTCCGCGATCATCTCTACAAAACAGATAATCCTCCATTGTCGTGGAAGCAGAGGCTCGAGATTTGCATTGGCGCAGCTCGAGGGTTGCACTATCTTCATACAGGTGTGAAGCACACGATCATTCACCGGGATGTGAAGACAACCAACATCCTGTTGGATGAGAAATGGGTGGCCAAAGTTTCGGATTTCGGATTGTCAAAGATGGGCCCTACCAGCATGTCGAACGCCCACGTCAGCACAGTGGTGAAGGGTAGTTTCGGGTATTTGGACCCAGAGTATTACCGGCGGCAACAGCTAACGGAGAAATCCGACGTGTACTCATTCGGTGTGGTTCTGTTTGAAGTACTGTGCGCGAGGCCACCCCTGAATCAGATGGTGGAGAAAGAGCGGGTGAGTCTAGCACAGTGGGCCCCGGCCTGCTATCGAGATGGGAAGCTCGAACAGATCGTTGATCCTTTTTTAAAGGGTAAGATAGCGCCGGACTGTCTGCAGAAGTTTGGGGAGATCGCAGTGAGTTGTTTGCAGGATCAGGGGATCGAACGGCCATCCATGAGCGATGTGGTGTGGGGCCTTCAATTTGCAATGCAGCTACAGGAGAGCGCGGAGCAGGAGATGGAGCAGAGTGGGTCATGGAGAAAAGTGAAGGACGAGGAAGCCCCACTGAAGGCCTCCATTACTGATGATAGTGACGATTTGTACGTGTTAACTAGTAATAGTAATAGTGGAGGCACGTGGGATTCGAAGAGCAGTTGGGTAATGATACCATGTAGCGGAGAAGAAAAAAGTTCAACCAGTTGTGCATCTGATGCGCTGATGTCAGGTGCCGTGTTCTCTGAGATCCTGAACCCAAAGGGGCGATGA